The following coding sequences are from one Numida meleagris isolate 19003 breed g44 Domestic line chromosome 22, NumMel1.0, whole genome shotgun sequence window:
- the LOC110387341 gene encoding uncharacterized protein LOC110387341, whose product MGNSLGCVKEPKEKAAGMAPLPPKKRVRFKRRRRGKKRAVPAVAPQEELPAAAVPGEDEDPKLEAAPQHEEPDGNQHPGGDPGRIVQVKERFQGELQKAHLVLEPRGAQTAGDSPEEGTTVIARLLENPAEQGCERAVSRLVQMQRGGTGSTRAVLLPLPRGPDGLGKHRTEGSPASPVRREQPAWSWEPAASSTPGTWGRGGSGEPSSSAAWTSAAEPGTVSELSTPSPMVEQLENPGVGKSPELPSPGAGQGDGRGLPVSHSGSSSSGTARCSSGYGSERAGSTRAAGTAASPTEGVHTAQRRAVAGGSRPCRGTVSVCVRHRPLFGVGWGNPVLQTPVIVAAGDGHLCGWC is encoded by the coding sequence ATGGGGAATTCTCTGGGCTGCGTTAAAGAGCCGAAAGAAAAAGCTGCCGGGATGGCTCCGCTGCCCCCTAAAAAAAGGGTCCGCTTCAAAcggaggaggagggggaagaagaGAGCGGTGCCGGCGGTGGCCCCGCAGGAGGAGCTGCCGGCCGCGGCGGTGCCCGGGGAGGATGAGGATCCGAAGTTGGAGGCAGCACCGCAGCACGAGGAGCCCGATGGGAACCAGCACCCAGGGGGGGACCCCGGGCGCATCGTGCAAGTGAAGGAGAGGTTCCAGGGGGAGCTGCAGAAAGCCCACCTGGTGCTGGAGCCGAGGGGCGCGCAGACGGCGGGGGATTCCCCCGAGGAGGGCACGACCGTCATCGCCCGCCTGCTGGAGAACCCCGCCGAGCAGGGCTGCGAGCGGGCCGTGAGCCGCCTGGTCCAGATGCAGCGCGGTGGGACGggcagcaccagggctgtgctgctgccgcTGCCACGCGGCCCCGATGGGCTCGGGAAGCACCGCACCGAGGGGTCCCCCGCCAGCCCCGTGCGCAGAGAGCAGCCGGCGTGGAGCTGGGAGccggcagccagcagcacgccAGGGACGTGGGGGAGAGGGGGCAGCGGGGAGCCAAGCTCCAGTGCTGCATGGACCTCCGCTGCGGAGCCGGGCACCGTTTCGGAACTGTCTACGCCGTCCCCCATGGTGGAGCAGCTGGAAAATCCTGGTGTCGGGAAGTCCCCGGAGCTGCCATCgcctggtgctgggcagggcGATGGGCGCGGGCTGCCGGTGTCCCACAGCGGGTCCTCCTCCAGCGGCACCGCCCGCTGCTCCTCGGGGTACGGCAGCGAGCGGGCCGGGAgcaccagagctgctgggactGCGGCTTCTCCCACTGAAGGTGTGCACACCGCGCAGCGCCGGGCTGTGGCGGGCGGCTCGAGGCCATGCAGAGGAACGGTCAGTGTCTGCGTGCGCCATCGTCCCCTGTTTGGAGTGGGGTGGGGGAACCCGGTCCTGCAGACCCCGGTGATTGTGGCTGCTGGGGACGGTCACCTCTGCGGGTGGTGCTGA